One genomic segment of Natrononativus amylolyticus includes these proteins:
- a CDS encoding AAA family ATPase, translated as MSERKRLIVVCGLPGTGKTTVAAELTDRLAGELVRTDVVRKDLFASPAYTAAETRATYDETLSRARDSLAGGEPVVLDGTFRRPALRERTRGLAEDAGARYDLVWVTCREDVVRERIAARNGDASDADFEVYKLLQSEFETPAEAHHHVDNSGTLAETRRQVATLLEAPTPSR; from the coding sequence ATGTCCGAACGGAAGCGGCTCATCGTCGTCTGCGGATTGCCCGGAACCGGGAAAACGACGGTCGCCGCGGAACTCACAGACCGTCTCGCCGGGGAACTGGTTCGTACCGACGTCGTGCGCAAGGACCTCTTCGCCAGCCCGGCGTACACCGCGGCGGAGACGCGGGCGACGTACGACGAAACGCTCTCGCGTGCGCGGGACTCCCTCGCCGGCGGCGAGCCGGTCGTCCTCGACGGGACCTTCCGCCGGCCGGCCCTTCGCGAGCGCACGCGCGGCCTGGCCGAGGACGCCGGCGCCCGGTACGACCTCGTCTGGGTGACCTGCCGCGAGGACGTCGTCCGCGAGCGGATCGCCGCGCGCAACGGCGACGCCAGCGACGCGGACTTCGAGGTGTACAAGCTGCTCCAGTCGGAGTTCGAGACCCCCGCGGAGGCCCACCACCACGTCGACAACTCGGGCACGCTCGCGGAGACGCGCCGGCAGGTGGCGACGCTGCTCGAGGCGCCGACCCCCTCGCGATAG
- the trmY gene encoding tRNA (pseudouridine(54)-N(1))-methyltransferase TrmY → MRQFVLLAHDVPVDADFSLDDLAGGAGRLDALCRSITAAFVRSHDIREDVRVHLVVRDSFAITFDGRELRRLNPDERSTAALVRNALEAREEAIGSLPAEPSPGVEVYRRGFEATLEAVSGAVVLLHEDGDAVVDTDLASLSEPVFVLSDHRDFTAEEAALLESAAELRVRLGPDPLHADHAVTIAHHYLDTDGYERF, encoded by the coding sequence ATGCGCCAGTTCGTTCTCCTCGCCCACGACGTTCCGGTCGACGCCGACTTCTCGCTCGACGACCTCGCCGGCGGCGCCGGCCGGCTCGACGCGCTCTGTCGGTCGATCACCGCGGCGTTCGTCCGCTCACACGACATCCGCGAGGACGTCCGGGTCCACCTCGTGGTCCGGGACTCGTTTGCGATCACGTTCGACGGGCGCGAACTCCGGCGGCTCAACCCCGACGAGCGCTCGACGGCCGCCCTCGTCAGGAACGCCCTCGAGGCCCGCGAGGAGGCGATCGGGTCGCTGCCGGCCGAGCCCAGCCCCGGCGTCGAGGTGTACCGGCGGGGGTTCGAGGCGACCCTCGAGGCGGTCTCGGGAGCCGTCGTCCTGCTCCACGAGGACGGCGACGCGGTCGTCGACACCGATCTCGCGTCGCTCTCGGAGCCGGTGTTCGTCCTCTCGGACCACCGCGACTTCACGGCCGAGGAGGCGGCGCTGCTCGAGTCGGCCGCCGAATTGCGGGTCCGCCTCGGCCCCGATCCGCTCCACGCCGACCACGCGGTGACGATCGCTCACCACTACCTCGACACCGACGGCTACGAGCGGTTCTGA
- a CDS encoding metal-dependent hydrolase — MWPWGHLAVAYLLYTLYTHRRFGRPPLAIPAIALAVGSQFPDLVDKPLAWSLNVLPGGRTLGHSLFFAALLIPAAYAVAIRLERRDVATAFVIGHLSHLLADVPPAALRGELSGAGFLLWPLAGQPTDEPSGGIVETILTTYSMGPSEWVQLGLFVVAAVVWYCDGRPGLEAALDLPRRATAAVDRVR; from the coding sequence ATGTGGCCCTGGGGACACCTCGCCGTCGCCTACCTGCTCTACACGCTGTACACCCACCGCCGGTTCGGCCGGCCCCCGCTTGCGATCCCCGCGATCGCGCTGGCGGTCGGCTCGCAGTTTCCGGATCTGGTCGACAAACCGCTCGCCTGGTCGCTGAACGTCCTGCCGGGCGGGCGCACGCTCGGCCACTCGCTGTTCTTCGCGGCGCTGTTGATCCCCGCCGCGTACGCCGTCGCGATTCGCCTCGAGCGGCGCGACGTCGCCACCGCGTTCGTCATCGGACACCTCTCGCACCTGCTCGCCGACGTGCCGCCGGCGGCGCTTCGCGGCGAGCTCTCGGGCGCCGGCTTCCTCCTCTGGCCGCTCGCGGGCCAGCCGACAGACGAGCCGAGCGGCGGTATCGTCGAGACGATCCTCACCACCTACTCGATGGGGCCCTCCGAGTGGGTCCAGCTCGGCCTGTTCGTCGTCGCGGCCGTCGTCTGGTACTGCGACGGGAGACCCGGCCTCGAGGCGGCCCTGGACCTGCCGCGGCGGGCGACGGCGGCGGTCGACCGGGTCCGATAG
- a CDS encoding HVO_A0556 family zinc finger protein, which yields MAKSRAAGQRMLTLLEGRPCGFCADGTLVQRRYKGNRAVVCDRCETPQIQLW from the coding sequence ATGGCGAAATCACGAGCGGCGGGACAGCGGATGCTGACCCTCCTCGAGGGGCGTCCGTGTGGCTTCTGTGCCGACGGAACGCTCGTACAGAGGCGGTACAAGGGCAATCGGGCGGTCGTCTGCGATCGGTGTGAAACCCCGCAGATTCAGCTCTGGTAG
- a CDS encoding DUF7511 domain-containing protein encodes MSYSVDSTTDRTDTEQPTFELDHITVENDDAPNECAVFPREATEEELMTHWITAHEGSFVDLGAMR; translated from the coding sequence ATGAGCTACTCCGTCGACTCCACGACCGATCGCACCGACACCGAACAGCCGACGTTCGAACTCGATCACATCACCGTCGAGAACGACGACGCGCCCAACGAGTGTGCGGTCTTCCCGCGCGAGGCGACCGAGGAGGAACTGATGACCCACTGGATCACCGCCCACGAGGGGTCGTTCGTCGACCTCGGGGCCATGCGCTAA
- a CDS encoding tRNA pseudouridine(54/55) synthase Pus10 translates to MTITEDARALLATGPVCDSCLGRPFAERSFGLTNAERGRALRTTIALADDDPYDADEPTDCWVCDGYAGSVDALAATIVDALEGIDFDTYQVGTRVPPLVEENDRLLREDAGFEPDVGESFKREVNREVGRRVGARTGAEVSFDRPDVLAVIDLEAFDPLEIDGSVTSHAVDVQVNPAFVYGRYRKLERDIPQTEWPCRECGGSGIQLGDGGEEPCEHCGGSGYMYETSVEQVVRPHVVDAMDGEEGTFHGAGREDVDARMLEAGRPFVLEVKRPRSRSPDVEALEAEINEAADGAVEVEGLRLATYEMVERVKEHDASKRYRADVAFEEPVEASAFEAAIAELDGATLEQYTPQRVDHRRAALTRTRTVYEIDGDLLEPTRAEVRLHGEGGLYVKELISGDDGRTEPSLAGLLETGAAVTALDVTGVEGEDEPFEREEFFRA, encoded by the coding sequence ATGACGATCACGGAAGACGCTCGGGCGCTGCTGGCGACGGGGCCCGTCTGTGACTCCTGTCTCGGCCGGCCGTTCGCCGAGCGGAGTTTCGGGCTCACGAACGCCGAACGGGGGCGGGCGCTGCGGACGACGATCGCACTCGCCGACGACGACCCCTACGACGCCGACGAGCCGACCGACTGCTGGGTCTGTGACGGCTACGCCGGCAGCGTCGACGCGCTCGCGGCGACCATCGTCGACGCGCTCGAGGGGATCGACTTCGACACCTACCAGGTCGGCACCCGCGTTCCGCCGCTGGTCGAAGAGAACGACCGTCTGCTCCGCGAGGACGCCGGCTTCGAGCCCGACGTCGGCGAGTCGTTCAAGCGCGAGGTAAACCGCGAAGTCGGCCGCCGCGTCGGCGCCCGCACCGGTGCGGAGGTCTCCTTCGACCGGCCCGACGTGCTCGCGGTGATCGACCTCGAGGCGTTCGACCCCCTCGAGATCGACGGGAGCGTGACGAGCCACGCCGTCGACGTCCAGGTGAACCCGGCGTTCGTCTACGGACGATACCGCAAACTCGAGCGCGATATCCCCCAGACAGAGTGGCCCTGCCGGGAGTGTGGCGGCAGCGGGATTCAGCTCGGCGACGGGGGGGAAGAGCCCTGCGAGCACTGCGGCGGCTCGGGCTACATGTACGAGACGAGCGTCGAACAGGTCGTCCGTCCCCACGTCGTCGACGCCATGGACGGCGAGGAGGGAACCTTCCACGGCGCCGGCCGCGAGGACGTCGACGCTCGGATGCTCGAGGCGGGACGCCCGTTCGTCCTCGAGGTGAAACGACCCCGCAGCCGGAGCCCGGACGTCGAGGCACTCGAAGCGGAGATCAACGAGGCCGCCGACGGGGCGGTCGAGGTCGAGGGGCTCCGGCTGGCGACCTACGAGATGGTCGAGCGCGTCAAGGAACACGACGCGAGCAAGCGCTACCGTGCGGACGTGGCGTTCGAGGAGCCGGTCGAGGCGTCGGCGTTCGAGGCCGCCATCGCGGAACTCGACGGCGCGACTCTCGAACAGTACACCCCCCAGCGGGTCGACCACCGCCGGGCGGCACTCACGCGCACGCGAACGGTGTACGAGATCGACGGCGACCTGCTCGAGCCCACCCGCGCGGAGGTCCGCCTCCACGGCGAAGGGGGGCTGTACGTCAAGGAGCTGATCAGCGGCGACGACGGCCGCACCGAGCCGAGCCTCGCCGGCTTACTCGAGACCGGCGCCGCGGTGACGGCGCTGGACGTCACCGGCGTCGAGGGCGAGGACGAACCGTTCGAGCGCGAGGAGTTCTTCCGCGCCTGA
- the rnhB gene encoding ribonuclease HII: MPTVGVDEAGKGPVFGSMFAAAVCVDDLRVLPEGVADSKRLTAARREELAAAMRGDERIRIGVAEITPARIDDPDTDMNGLAVAAHASAIDAAAGDLETDSLEGLCDACDTDAGRFARRVADACILEATIEAEHGADDDSSLVGAASVVAKVERDAHVDALAAEYGEIGSGYPSDPATREFLETYVTERGELPPFARRSWSTCADVLAAAEQTSLEGF; encoded by the coding sequence ATGCCCACAGTCGGTGTCGACGAGGCGGGGAAGGGGCCCGTCTTCGGCTCGATGTTCGCCGCGGCGGTCTGCGTCGACGACCTCCGGGTGCTCCCCGAGGGCGTCGCCGACTCGAAGCGGCTCACGGCCGCCCGCCGCGAGGAGCTCGCGGCGGCCATGCGCGGGGACGAGCGGATCCGGATCGGCGTCGCGGAGATCACCCCCGCCCGAATCGACGACCCCGACACCGACATGAACGGGCTCGCGGTCGCCGCCCACGCGAGCGCGATCGACGCGGCGGCGGGCGACCTCGAGACCGACTCCCTCGAGGGGCTCTGTGACGCCTGCGACACCGACGCCGGGCGGTTCGCCCGTCGGGTCGCCGACGCCTGCATTCTCGAGGCCACGATCGAAGCGGAACACGGCGCCGACGACGACTCCTCACTCGTCGGTGCGGCGAGCGTCGTCGCGAAGGTCGAACGGGACGCCCACGTCGACGCGCTGGCCGCCGAGTACGGCGAGATCGGCAGCGGCTACCCGAGCGATCCCGCGACCAGGGAGTTCCTCGAGACCTACGTCACGGAGCGCGGCGAGCTCCCGCCGTTCGCCCGCCGGTCGTGGTCGACCTGCGCGGACGTCCTGGCGGCGGCCGAGCAGACGAGCCTCGAGGGGTTCTGA
- a CDS encoding sodium:calcium antiporter, translating to MLEILSLLALAVAGTAVVWKGSGWLESAANRIAAGYGVPTIVQGAVIAAVGSSMPELVSVLLATLVHGEFELGIGAIVGSAVFNLLVIPGVAVLASGDAGEGAPTTRDLVYKEALFYMLAVAALLLTFSLAVIYYPTGEGFDGTVTRTLALFPLALYGLYVFTQYLETSEYDAPDVEVNTLRAWAWFGAGLVVIVVGVEALVRAAIGLGDAFGTPAFLWGMIVVAAGSSVPDAFVSVSAARAGRPTVSLANVLGSNVFDLLVAVPAGVLVAGALTVSFASVVPMMAFLILATVVFFAISRTGMELTEREAWLLLAMYGLFVAWLLAESVGAVNVIPA from the coding sequence ATGCTCGAGATCCTCTCCCTGCTCGCGCTCGCCGTCGCCGGAACGGCCGTCGTCTGGAAGGGCAGCGGCTGGCTCGAGTCGGCCGCCAACCGGATCGCGGCCGGCTACGGCGTCCCGACGATCGTCCAGGGGGCCGTGATCGCCGCGGTCGGCTCGAGCATGCCCGAACTGGTGAGCGTGCTGCTCGCGACGCTGGTCCACGGCGAGTTCGAACTCGGGATCGGCGCGATCGTCGGCTCGGCGGTGTTCAACCTGCTCGTGATCCCCGGCGTCGCGGTGCTCGCAAGCGGCGACGCCGGAGAGGGAGCGCCGACGACCCGCGACCTGGTGTACAAGGAGGCGCTGTTCTACATGCTCGCGGTCGCCGCGCTCCTGCTCACCTTCTCGCTGGCCGTGATCTACTACCCCACCGGCGAGGGGTTCGACGGCACCGTCACGCGCACGCTGGCGCTGTTTCCGCTCGCGCTGTACGGCCTCTACGTCTTCACGCAGTACCTCGAGACGAGCGAGTACGACGCACCCGACGTCGAGGTGAACACCCTGCGCGCGTGGGCGTGGTTCGGGGCCGGCCTCGTCGTCATCGTCGTCGGCGTCGAGGCGCTCGTGCGCGCGGCGATCGGTCTCGGTGACGCCTTCGGCACGCCCGCGTTCCTCTGGGGGATGATCGTGGTGGCGGCAGGCTCGAGCGTTCCCGACGCGTTCGTCAGCGTCTCCGCAGCCCGCGCGGGCCGGCCGACGGTGAGCCTCGCGAACGTCCTCGGGAGCAACGTCTTCGACCTGCTGGTGGCGGTCCCCGCGGGCGTGCTCGTCGCCGGCGCGCTGACGGTCTCCTTCGCCAGCGTCGTCCCGATGATGGCGTTTCTGATCCTCGCCACCGTCGTCTTCTTCGCCATCTCGCGGACCGGAATGGAGCTCACCGAGCGGGAGGCCTGGCTACTGCTCGCGATGTACGGGCTGTTCGTCGCCTGGCTGCTCGCTGAAAGCGTGGGTGCGGTGAACGTGATACCGGCGTGA
- a CDS encoding DUF7563 family protein, producing the protein MPTCGNCERPVSLDFARARGVEDGAVESCPRCRE; encoded by the coding sequence ATGCCGACCTGTGGCAACTGCGAGCGCCCCGTCTCGCTGGACTTCGCTCGAGCCCGCGGTGTCGAGGACGGAGCCGTCGAATCGTGTCCGCGCTGTCGGGAGTGA
- a CDS encoding preprotein translocase subunit SecD: MSVKAFLSEYWRVILLVVFVTAAVAALFVPGGIIADDSLAGQADDAENETVDESLTNLQYGLGLDGGTRISAPVVGMTAENLEIDPEREAEVEQTLYEELELETGDALVRFDGESGLSTAEVFDDDVTEEEFAAALQEAGVDADEGDVRSGVTQDTRDEIIQTIEMKINEAGLSGGSVSQSSTVGGEYFIVVEVPDRTPSELRSLLSERGIVEVVAHHPDGEGGQANETVLEEDDFDTIDAATYNERTGHHVPVSIASNSAPEYQQRMIDLGFVDNPGQCDYENPEMEGQNYCLLTVVDGEVVDAHSMGADLAQTMGSGQWADDPTFIMGAPSQQEAQSLSINLQAGSLRAPLDFDRDQTFSLQPALADQFKTYSLFIGVLSVLTVSGMVYLRYTDVRVAAPMVVTALAEVVILLGFAALIRMPLDLSHVAGFIAVVGTGVDDLIIIADEVMSEGDVNSQRVFESRFRKAFWVIGAAAATTILAMSPLAVLSLGDLRGFAIITILGVLVGVLITRPAYGDILRLLMTDK; the protein is encoded by the coding sequence ATGAGTGTGAAAGCCTTCCTCTCGGAGTACTGGCGGGTCATCCTGCTCGTCGTCTTCGTGACCGCCGCCGTCGCCGCGCTGTTCGTTCCCGGCGGTATCATCGCCGACGACAGCCTCGCCGGGCAGGCCGACGACGCGGAGAACGAAACCGTCGACGAATCGCTGACGAACCTCCAGTACGGCCTCGGGCTCGACGGGGGGACCCGGATCAGCGCCCCGGTCGTCGGAATGACCGCCGAGAACCTCGAGATCGACCCCGAACGCGAAGCCGAGGTCGAACAGACGCTGTACGAGGAACTCGAGCTGGAGACCGGGGACGCGCTCGTCCGCTTCGACGGGGAGAGCGGGCTCTCCACGGCCGAGGTGTTCGACGACGACGTCACCGAGGAGGAGTTCGCCGCCGCCCTGCAAGAAGCCGGCGTCGACGCCGACGAGGGCGACGTCAGAAGCGGCGTCACCCAGGACACGCGCGACGAGATCATCCAGACCATCGAGATGAAGATCAACGAGGCCGGCCTCTCGGGCGGCAGCGTCTCCCAGTCCTCGACGGTCGGCGGCGAGTACTTCATCGTCGTCGAGGTGCCAGATCGGACGCCGAGCGAGCTCCGCAGCCTGCTCTCGGAGCGGGGGATCGTCGAGGTCGTCGCCCACCACCCCGACGGCGAGGGCGGCCAGGCGAACGAGACGGTGCTCGAGGAGGACGACTTCGACACGATCGACGCGGCGACGTACAACGAGCGGACCGGCCACCACGTTCCGGTGTCGATCGCCTCGAACTCGGCGCCGGAGTATCAGCAGCGAATGATCGACCTCGGGTTCGTCGACAACCCGGGACAGTGTGACTACGAGAACCCGGAGATGGAGGGGCAGAACTACTGTCTGCTCACCGTGGTCGACGGCGAAGTCGTCGACGCCCACTCGATGGGCGCAGACCTCGCCCAGACGATGGGGAGCGGCCAGTGGGCGGACGACCCGACGTTCATCATGGGCGCACCCTCCCAGCAGGAAGCGCAGTCGCTGTCGATCAACCTCCAGGCGGGGAGCCTGCGCGCGCCGCTGGACTTCGACCGCGACCAGACGTTCTCGCTCCAGCCGGCGCTCGCCGACCAGTTCAAGACCTACTCGCTGTTCATCGGCGTGCTCTCGGTGCTCACCGTCAGCGGCATGGTCTACCTGCGCTACACCGACGTTCGCGTCGCCGCGCCGATGGTCGTGACGGCGCTCGCGGAGGTGGTGATCCTGCTCGGTTTCGCGGCGCTGATACGCATGCCGCTGGATCTCTCCCACGTCGCCGGGTTCATCGCCGTCGTCGGGACGGGGGTGGACGACCTCATCATCATCGCCGACGAGGTGATGTCCGAGGGCGACGTCAACTCCCAGCGGGTGTTCGAGTCCCGCTTCCGGAAGGCGTTCTGGGTCATCGGCGCCGCGGCGGCGACGACGATTCTCGCGATGTCGCCGCTCGCGGTGTTGAGCCTCGGCGACCTCCGCGGCTTTGCCATCATCACCATCCTCGGGGTGCTCGTGGGCGTGCTCATCACCCGGCCCGCTTACGGCGACATCCTGCGGCTGCTGATGACCGACAAGTAG
- the secF gene encoding protein translocase subunit SecF has translation MGYFDVPEIDYTRYTNRQLAAVPLAVLAVALLILGGWFVAFGTPVQLGIDFAGGTELTVETASDRQDIPAAFEEDPESVQSVQAQENQYIIQFTSTDQEGLSEQAEANLEPTDDNDEVIQSVSSTSASFGSQTQQTALLGIAAAFVGMSALAFLLFRTFVPSIAIVASAFSDIMIPLAFMNVVGIPLSLGTVAALLMLIGYSVDSDILLNNHILRRGGDFYESTYRAMQTGVTMTVTSMTAMLVMAISAWIFGIELLTSIGLILFVGLAADLMNTYMLNLSLLRWYKFEGINR, from the coding sequence ATGGGGTATTTCGACGTACCGGAGATCGACTACACCCGGTACACTAACCGCCAGCTCGCGGCGGTTCCGCTCGCGGTTCTCGCAGTCGCCCTTCTCATACTCGGTGGCTGGTTCGTGGCGTTCGGAACGCCGGTCCAGCTGGGAATCGACTTCGCCGGCGGGACGGAACTGACCGTCGAAACGGCCTCGGACAGACAGGACATTCCGGCCGCCTTCGAGGAGGACCCGGAGTCCGTCCAGTCGGTCCAGGCACAGGAGAATCAGTACATCATCCAGTTCACCTCGACCGACCAGGAGGGACTGAGCGAACAGGCCGAGGCGAACCTGGAGCCGACCGACGACAACGACGAGGTCATCCAGTCGGTGTCCTCGACGTCGGCGAGCTTCGGCTCGCAGACTCAACAGACCGCCCTGCTCGGGATCGCCGCCGCCTTCGTCGGGATGAGTGCGCTCGCGTTCTTGCTGTTCCGGACGTTCGTTCCCTCGATTGCGATCGTTGCCTCGGCGTTTTCGGACATCATGATTCCGCTCGCCTTTATGAACGTCGTGGGGATTCCGCTCTCGCTCGGGACCGTCGCCGCGCTGTTGATGCTGATCGGGTACTCTGTGGACTCGGACATCCTGTTGAACAATCACATCTTGCGCCGCGGGGGCGACTTCTACGAGAGCACCTACCGCGCGATGCAGACCGGCGTCACCATGACGGTGACGTCGATGACCGCGATGCTCGTGATGGCGATCTCGGCGTGGATCTTCGGCATCGAACTGCTCACGTCGATCGGCCTCATCCTCTTCGTGGGCCTCGCCGCCGACCTGATGAACACCTACATGTTGAACCTGAGCCTGCTTCGCTGGTACAAGTTCGAGGGGATCAACCGATGA
- a CDS encoding DUF2270 domain-containing protein, whose protein sequence is MTIDEDHTDSPLDREDQEIGAEVADDPEALLTSLPHYYRGEVTQVSSAQDRIDQTTNWAITVLVALLSVVFSSPDMPAYLLLVALVALSIFLSYEVRRYRFYDMYRARVRFFQENVFANALVPLGVEHPRWREELSDDLRYPTFKVTALEALSRRLRRIYVLLFTVVGVGWVAKVTLFTPETQWTEAAEIYGVPGHVIAGFLGLFYIGIFTLAQWPKKRQAKGEIYGEEPGDWKNR, encoded by the coding sequence ATGACGATCGACGAGGATCATACCGACAGCCCACTTGATCGTGAAGATCAAGAGATTGGCGCAGAAGTCGCCGACGATCCAGAGGCACTCCTCACCTCCCTGCCGCATTATTATCGCGGCGAAGTCACACAGGTGAGCAGCGCGCAAGATCGCATCGATCAAACCACGAACTGGGCGATCACTGTGCTGGTTGCCCTGCTGTCCGTCGTATTTTCGAGCCCGGATATGCCCGCCTATCTCCTCTTAGTGGCTTTGGTCGCTCTGTCCATTTTCCTCTCATACGAAGTTCGACGCTACCGATTTTACGACATGTATCGGGCACGGGTGCGATTCTTCCAGGAAAATGTGTTTGCGAATGCACTGGTTCCACTCGGAGTTGAACACCCGCGCTGGCGTGAGGAGTTAAGTGATGATCTGCGGTATCCGACTTTCAAAGTCACCGCTCTCGAAGCATTATCCCGGCGATTGCGGCGGATTTATGTGCTGTTGTTCACCGTGGTCGGTGTCGGATGGGTAGCTAAAGTGACGCTGTTCACTCCGGAGACTCAATGGACGGAAGCAGCCGAAATATACGGGGTGCCAGGTCATGTGATCGCCGGTTTCCTTGGACTCTTTTACATCGGTATTTTCACCCTCGCTCAATGGCCGAAAAAGCGCCAGGCCAAGGGCGAAATCTACGGTGAAGAACCTGGCGACTGGAAAAACAGGTAA
- a CDS encoding DUF5812 family protein, producing the protein MSETTSTFVVTHAEAESAVVRDVDTAQVHTLSSNPGLEVNDVLEATIAPDPPLEVAWQVVEVDSRRRIELVDSDLEPTTHSKELAAESAVGELTRSERAGTGEIHVLRVPEDEVEAAARDVLEDAETVARAARLEAVRVEVRRSDDGVLSVRYLPD; encoded by the coding sequence ATGAGCGAGACAACGAGCACGTTCGTCGTCACCCACGCCGAAGCCGAGTCCGCGGTGGTCCGCGACGTCGACACCGCCCAGGTTCACACCCTCTCCTCGAACCCCGGTCTCGAGGTCAACGACGTCCTCGAGGCCACCATCGCGCCCGACCCGCCCCTCGAGGTCGCCTGGCAGGTCGTCGAGGTCGACTCCCGGCGGCGGATCGAACTGGTCGACAGCGACCTCGAGCCGACGACACACTCGAAGGAACTCGCCGCAGAGAGCGCCGTGGGCGAACTCACCCGCAGCGAACGCGCCGGCACCGGCGAGATCCACGTCCTCCGGGTGCCCGAAGACGAGGTCGAGGCGGCGGCGCGGGACGTCCTCGAGGACGCCGAGACGGTCGCACGGGCGGCCCGCCTCGAGGCGGTCCGCGTCGAGGTCCGGCGGTCCGACGACGGCGTGTTGAGCGTGCGGTATCTGCCGGACTGA
- a CDS encoding glucose-6-phosphate isomerase: MDVDIGNALASVASPGVSREALERLDERVATAHERIDAGRADDEHGYAALNLPERTDPEEIRRATEPVADAEALITVGIGGSALGAATITDALGSDTETLYLDNVDPAWVSARLESLSLEEAAINVVSRSGTTAETLANFLVVREAFEDRGVDWTERTVVTTGDSGPLRALADRHDLPSVRVPDGVPGRFSALSAVGLVAASVCGHDVEALLSGAAAEADTLAGSLFECPAYAYGATAYALSARGADVNAMMPYAESLETYAEWFAQLWAESLGKDGLGQTPVRALGATDQHSQLQLYRAGPRNTLVTFVTPRERPDREIPDTDVEELAYLGGASLGELLEAEFEATEASLAAAGRPNVRIELETVDEYELGGLLYGMEAACVLAGELYGVNAFNQPAVEWAKKATRGLLGGGSFEEADAVAEKTALRVER, translated from the coding sequence ATGGACGTCGACATCGGCAACGCGCTCGCGTCGGTCGCCTCGCCGGGCGTCTCGAGGGAGGCCCTCGAGCGGCTGGACGAGCGGGTCGCGACCGCCCACGAGCGGATCGACGCGGGACGCGCGGACGACGAGCACGGCTACGCCGCCCTGAACCTCCCCGAGCGAACCGACCCCGAGGAGATCCGGCGGGCGACCGAGCCGGTCGCCGACGCCGAGGCGCTGATCACCGTCGGCATCGGCGGCAGCGCGCTGGGCGCGGCGACGATCACGGACGCGCTGGGGAGCGACACCGAGACGCTGTACCTCGACAACGTCGACCCCGCCTGGGTGTCCGCCCGACTCGAGTCGCTGTCGCTCGAGGAGGCGGCGATCAACGTCGTCTCCCGTTCGGGCACCACGGCGGAGACGCTCGCGAACTTCCTCGTGGTCCGGGAGGCCTTCGAGGACCGGGGGGTGGACTGGACGGAACGAACCGTCGTCACGACCGGCGATTCCGGGCCGCTGCGGGCGCTCGCGGACCGCCACGATCTTCCCTCCGTTCGGGTTCCCGACGGCGTGCCGGGCCGCTTCTCGGCGCTCTCTGCGGTGGGACTGGTCGCCGCGTCCGTCTGCGGCCACGACGTGGAGGCGCTGCTCTCCGGCGCCGCGGCCGAAGCCGACACCCTCGCGGGCTCGCTGTTCGAGTGTCCGGCCTACGCCTACGGCGCGACCGCCTACGCCCTCTCCGCACGCGGGGCCGACGTCAACGCGATGATGCCCTACGCGGAGTCCCTCGAGACCTACGCCGAGTGGTTCGCCCAGCTGTGGGCCGAGAGCCTGGGCAAGGACGGCCTCGGCCAGACGCCGGTGCGGGCGCTCGGCGCGACCGACCAGCACTCCCAGCTCCAGCTCTACCGGGCCGGCCCGCGGAACACGCTCGTCACGTTCGTCACCCCCCGCGAGCGGCCCGACCGCGAGATTCCCGACACCGACGTCGAGGAGCTCGCCTACCTCGGCGGCGCGAGCCTCGGGGAACTCCTCGAGGCCGAGTTCGAGGCGACCGAGGCGAGCCTGGCCGCCGCCGGCCGGCCGAACGTCCGGATCGAGCTCGAAACCGTCGACGAGTACGAACTCGGCGGGCTGCTGTACGGGATGGAGGCCGCCTGCGTCCTCGCGGGCGAGCTGTACGGCGTGAACGCGTTCAACCAGCCCGCAGTCGAGTGGGCGAAAAAGGCCACGCGCGGGCTGCTCGGCGGCGGCTCGTTCGAGGAGGCCGACGCGGTCGCCGAGAAGACCGCGCTGCGGGTCGAGCGGTAG